The Hymenobacter swuensis DY53 genome includes the window CCGTTTTCCCGAAGCGGATGAGGTTCGGGTGCTGCCCTTGGCGCAGGTAGGAGCAGAGCCGCACGACGGAAGCTTCGCGCTGCTGATGACCCACAACTACTACTATGATCTGGCCGTGCTGCAGCATCTGCTGCCCGCTGCTTCGGCTCGGTACATTGGCTTGCTGGGGCCGCGCAAGAAGTACGAGCGGCTACTGGACGACCTGCGCAAGGATACTCCTGATGCCGCCGAAAAGCTCCAGGGCCGCATTCATAGTCCCATAGGCCTGAACTTAGGTGCTGAAACGCCGGAGGAAATAGCCTTGTCTGTGGTGGCCGAAATTCAGGCCGTGCTTACCGGCCGACTGGCTGGTTTCCTGCGCGACTCGCCGCACCCCATTCATCCGCCCTTGCGCGCCAACGCGCCGCTGGCTCCGGAAGGAGTAGTAGATGCTGCCTGCGCCATTGGTGAGTAGTCTGCTCATGTCTTCTCCCATTATTCTCTTGGCTGCCGGTTCTTCTTCGCGCCTCGGGCAGCCTAAGCAACTGCTGCCCTACCAGGGCCAAACGCTGTTGCGCCGCGCCGCCGAAACGGCCATAGCTGCCGCCGCTGGTGCAGCCGTGGTAGTAGTGACGGGCGCGCTGCACCAGAAGCTGCTGCCGGAGCTGGAAGGGCTGCCGGTACACGTTGTGCGTAATCCGCACTGGGCGGATGGAATGGGAAGCTCCCTCAAAGCCGGATTGGCCTGCCTTGATGCGTTGCCTCAGCCGCTCACCTCCGTTACCATCATGCTTTGCGACCAGCCTTTTGTGACATCCGCGCTGTTGGAGGAGCTATTAGTAACTCATACCCGCACCGGCCGGCCCATTGTGGCCTCTGCTTACCAGGAAGCAAGCGGCGTCCCCGTCTTTTTTGCCCGCGAGGCATTGTCGCTACTGCGTAACCTGCTGGCCACTGCCGGGGCAGCCCAGCTTATTCGTCAGCATGCGGAGTTGGTGGCTACCATTTCCTTCCCCAAGGGCGCAATAGATGTGGATACCCCAGAACAGTACGCGGCCCTACTAGCCGAATGAGACTTCCTGAGTGGTAGATTCGTCACGTTAACTTTCCGCTACGGCTTGTACCGCAGCGTTAAGAACCCCGGCAACGGCAACGGCCACGCCGAATTCCCGTTATCTTGCCCTAACCTACCTCAACCCCCTCTTTGTATGAGCGACGCTACCGCCGCCGTAACCACGCCCGAAGTGGGCTTCGAGAACATTCCCAAGGACGATAAGCGCATCACCCGCGGCTGGACTTTCTACGACTGGGCCAACTCGGTGTACCCGCTGGTGATTACCTCTAGTATCTTCCCCATTTACTGGGGTGCCATGGTGAAGCAGGTGACGGGTACCGACAGCGGTAAAAGCCCCGTTGATTTCCTGGGTTTTCAGGTGCCGGGCTCCTCACTGCTGACCTATGCCATTTCGGCGGCGTTCCTCTTCATTGCCATTATCAGTCCGTTTCTGACCTCTCTGGCCGACTTCTCGGGACGTAAGAAGCTATTCATGCAGGTGTTCTGCTACATCGGGGCGTTTTCCTGCGCCGCTTTGTTCTTTTTCACCCCCGATACGCTCACGCTCAGCACCTTCGTGTTCGTACTGGCCACCATCGGCTTTTCGGGTTCCATTGTGTTCTACAACTCCTACCTGCCGCTGATTTCCAGCGAGGAGAAGTACGATTCGCTGTCGGCCCGCGGGTTTTCCATGGGCTACATCGGCTCGGTGCTGCTGCTGCTGATTTGCCTGGGGCTGATTATGGGCCACGACAAAATCGGGTTGGAAGAGGGCTTTGCTACCCGGCTGGCGTTCCTGCTCACGGGGCTGTGGTGGGCCGGTTTCGCTCAGATTGCCTTTTTTGCGTTGCCCGCCGACCCTGGTCGGCCTGCCGGCGCGGCCGATGAGGCGGGCTGGCTGCTCAACGGCTTCCGGGAGCTGGGCAAGGTGTGGAACCAGCTCAAGCAACTCCCCAACCTCAAGCGCTTCCTGCTGGCTTACTTCACCTACAACATGGGTGTGCAAACGGTGATGTACGTGGCCACCATTTTCGGCGACGAGGAGCTTAAGCTCGAAAGCTCAGCTCTGATTATGACCATCCTACTGCTCCAGATTGTGGGGATTTTGGGGGCGTATCTGTTCTCGAAACTCTCGGAGCGTATCGGCAACACCCGGGCTCTGAGCTGGTCGGTGTTTATCTGGATGTGCATCTGTGTGGCGGGCTACTTCGTGCAGGCCGGCTGGTCGTTCTACGCGCTGGCTGCCGTCATCGGCCTCACGATGGGCGCGGTGCAAAGCCTTTCCCGCAGCACCTACTCCAAGATTATTCCGGAGAATACACCCAATACAGCGGCTTTCTTCAGCTTTTTCGACGTGACCGAGAAACTTAGCATCGTGATAGGTACCGCCGTATTCGGCATCATTGCTCAGGTGACGGGTTCCATGCGCAACAGTATTCTGTCGCTCATTGTGTTCTTCGTGCTGGGCTTGATCTTTCTGCTCACGCTCCGCGGCAAGAAGCTCCGCGACGATGTACACGGAGCCGATCCGAAGCTGGCGGAAGGCCTCAGCGGCAACTAATGGCCGGGAGGTTTCCGGCCGCCGAATCCCGGTAAAATTCAGTACTTGCCAACGAGCACCGGTCGCCCCGGTGCTCGTTGCCGTTTTTATCCAACCAAACCGCAGTTCCTTATGCACACGTCCTCTCTCCAACAGAACATCCTCGCCGAGCTCGACCACGAGTTGGCCACCACCCGTAAGCTGCTGGAGCGCGTGCCCTACGAGCAGGCTGATTTCACGCCCCACCCGAAGAGCATGAAGCTGTGGCAGCTGGCCACGCACGTCGTGAACCTGCTGGCGTTCAACCAGCTGTTCGTGCAGCACGCTTCCCGCGACTTCCTCGACCCCAATGGCCCCAAGCCCGGCCCCACGCCCACCAGCTCCGAGGAACTGCTGCAACGCTTCGACCAGTACGGCGCTAGCCTGCGCCAAGCCCTGCAAGACTCCGACGATGAGAAGCTGACCGACAGCTTCCGCCTGCACCGGGGCGAGCAAACCCTGATGGAGCGCCCCAAAGGTGCTGCTATCCGTATCATGGGCCTCAACCACAGCATCCATCACCGCGGCCAGCTCTCGGTGTACCTGCGCCTGTTGGATATTCCGCTGCCTGGCATGTACGGTCCCAGTGCCGATGATCCGAGCTGGGGAATGTAAGACAGGAGGGATTGTTGAAGCCCTAGATAATAGTATATTTCAATCAATTAACATTGAAATTACTTTACTCCTTCGCATATGCCAGCAAGCCGTACGTTACCTGTCCTGCGTTTCGCTCTTGGAATCTGGGTGCTGTTACTGGCACCGTATGTCAGAGCACAGACCTCGTTTACTGACCCTGCCTTCCCCGCTGTTAAGGCTACTTTTACGCGGAACAGCGTTGCCCAGCCAGCTATTATCTACGATGTAGTACGTCAGGCAGACGGTAAGTACATTATTGGAGGCAACTTCACGGCTATCAATGGTATAGCCGCATCGAGACTGGCTCGTCTGGAGCCCGATGGAACGCTTGATGCGGCCTATACTGCTGTTTGCCGAGCGAATGGTACGGTTACTTCCCTCGCCCTACAACCCGATGGCCGCCTGCTGGTAGGAGGGGTGTTTACTGAGTTAGGTGGAACTGAAAGAGCATATCTGGGGCGGTTGGAGACTTCAGGGGTACCGGATGCCAGTTTCACTCCATATACCGCTCCCCCAAATACAGGTGGTGAGGGAGTAAATAAACTATTAGTGCAACCCGACGGGCAGGTGCTGGTGTGCGGGCGGTTAAACTTACGCGGTGCCGGTTTCCCGGAGCAGTATCTGACCCGGCTGAACGGTAAGGATGGCCATTACGACCCGAGCTTCCAGTTTACGCTTCCAACTCCTGATACTTCACCGAAAACCATAGCTCTGCAGCCCGACGGGCGTGTACTGGTGGGAGGCTACGGGCCTTCCTACCGGCAGGCCATACTGCTCATGCGCCTGCACCCGAATGGTACTGCCGATAATACTTTCGCGCTGGTTAAGAGTAGTTTTACTTCGGAACTAAATGCTTTGGCGGTGGATGGAGCAGGCAGGATTTATGCGGGCGGAATGTTCAATTCTAATGGCCCTGGTAACACCTTCCTCCGCCGGTATCTACCCGATGGTACCCTGGATACTTCTTTTTCCTACCCGATTGGGGGGCAAACTAGTGTTATCTATGTGCAAACCCTGGCAGTACAACCCAACGGACGGCTCTTGGTGGGCCATATGGTAGCTGAGCGGTTGATGGCCAACGGTAGCTTAGATACCAGCTTTTTGAGCGGTATTAATGGGGCTATCCAACGGTATTTGGTACAGCCTGACGGAGCTATCATGGTAGCTGGCTCCTTCCGGGCAGGGCCTGGGGCTACGGATGCCGTCAGCTTGGTGCGTGTACTTGATACCAATGTACTGCGGGTTCATACTTCCGTTGCTGATGCCCGTACCACCGCCTGGCCAGTACCCACCCATGATGTTCTCCACCTCCAACTGGATGCGGCCAGTGGGCCCCAGCGGGTGCAGTTGTTGGATATGCTGGGAAAAGCAATACGAACAATAGAACAGCCGACGGCTGCGCTTTCGCTGCCGGTGGTGGGTCTGGCGTCTGGTACGTACCAGCTGCAGATAAAATATGCCAAAGCAGGTCAAGTGTCGCGGCGCATTGTACTGGAGTAAGGTCAATAAGATAGAAAGCCCGAGAGCCAGCCGTTTTCAAACGACTAGCTCTCGGGCTTTCTGGTTTTAAGCAGACGCTATAGTTATGGGTTTATAGAAAACACCCGCTCCCCAGCAATCCAGGTTTGCTGGACTTTGGCAGTGCGGAGCTGTTCTTTGGGGGCTTCCAGCAGATCGGTTTTCAGGATCACGAAGTCGGCGGCCATACCGGGCCGGATGCTGCCTTTCTGCTTGTCCTCGAAGGCGGCGTGGGCGGCCCAGGTGGTCATGCCGCGCAAAGCATCGGGGCGGCTGAGAGCGTTTTCCATCTGGAAGCCGCCAGCCGGGTAGTTCTTGGCGTCCTGCCGGGCCACGGCCGAGTGGAAGCCGTAGAGCGGGTTGATGTCTTCCACCGGAAAATCGGAACCCAGGGCCACTTGACCGTACTGCTTGCGCAGGTCGTTGAAGGCGTAGGCAGTTTTGAGGCGGTCGGCGCCCAGCCGCTCGCCGGCCCAGTACATATCGGAGGTGGCGTGGGTGGGCTGCACCGAAGGCACGATGCCATACTGTCCGAACTTGGCCACGTCGGCGCGGCTGACCACCTGGGCGTGCTCGATGCGCCAGCGCCGGTCTTTCTGGCCCTTCAGCGCCTCACCGTAGATATCCAGCAGCAGGCGGTTGCTAGAGTCGCCAATGGCGTGGGTGTTCATCTGGAATTTGCTGGCGGCCAGCTCTTTCGCCAGGCTACGGAAGTCCGCCACCGACGACAGCAGGAAGCCGGTTTCCTTCGGGCGGTCAGCATACGGATGGATCAGGCAGGCACCGCGGGAACCCAGAGCACCGTCGGCGTACACCTTGAACGAGCACACCGTGAGACGGTCCTTGAATACTGGGCCATTTTTGAGGTAGAACTCCTTGTTCTCTTTAGTGGGGGCCAGCATGGCGTAGAGGCGTACTTTCAGCTTGCCCTGCTGCTGTAAGACATCGAGCCGGTCCACGTTGGTTTTTTCCAAGCCGGCGTCGGCCATGCTGGTGAGGCCCACGGCCACGCACCGCTTTTGGGCTTCCAGCAAAGCTGTTTCGGCTTCGGCGGCGGTGGGCTCCGGGATTTTGGCGGCCACCAGCTTCACGGCGTTATCCACCAGCAGCCCGGTGAGCTGTCCGGCGGCGTTTTTGGTGATGGTGCCGCCGCTGATGGGCGTGCGGGCCGTGACGCCCGCTAAGTCCAGCGCCTTTTGGTTCACGAGGGCCGCGTGGCCATCCACCCGAATGATGAAGACGGGCGTATTCGGAAACAGCGCGTCGAGGGTGTCTTTGGTGGGGAACTGCTTGCCGTCCCAGTCATTCTGGTCCCAGCCGCGGCCGGTGAGCCAGGCGGCCTGCGGATACTGCTGGCGTTGCTGCTGGAGCTTCTCTATCACTTCCTTCCAGGAGCCCGTGCCTACTAGGTCGGCATCACGCAACCCCAGGGCGTAGCGGTAGAAGTGGCAGTGTGCGTCATAGAAACCGGGGTAGATGAACTGGCCCTGGGCGTCCACTTCCTGCTTGCCCTGGTACTTGGCCCGAATTGCCTCTGCCGTACCCACACCCACAAACTTGCCATCCTGCACGGCAAAGGCCTGCGCCTTGCTGAACGCCGAATCGACGGTGTACACGGTGGCATTATACACGATAAGGTCGGCGGGCTGGCGGGTGCCGGAGTTGCAGGAAGCCAGAGCGACGGCCGTAACGGCCATCAGCCAGGAGGAGCGTAGGAGTGAGGTCATGGCAGCGAAGGTACGCCCCGTTGCGGAATTGAATTGGCTCAGTGAAAAGCCCGGTAGCGCTACTGCGGTGCGGTTTTGCGGCGGCGTGCCCGGGCATCCTGCTGCCGGCAGTGCTGTAGCCATTCCAGCGCGTCTGCTTGCGTCGTGAACCGCTCAATGCGGTAAGGCCGCCCATCAAAATAGGTGAGGGCCGGAATACCGGGGTTGGCCAGCACACCCGCGAGTTGGTGCGGTGCCATTAGGTAGGCCAGGTACGCCGGCCGCTTTAGGCGCGCGGGTAGCTGCGGGAAAAAGTCGCTGAGCATCCACTGCACGTCGGCGGCATCGACGCCACCAGCCCGAGTGCTCAGGTCTACCAGCCAGAAGCGGCAGCGCCGCGATACGGCCGCATTGAGCAGGGCAGCGTAGCCGCGGTGTAATTCAAATGGCATTACGCTGCGCCACCAGCGGCCCACCAGTATGCGTGGTTCCGCCAGATAATCGATGGTGAGATAAGGGGAGGAGAAGTGATTCATAGCGGAGCGGTTGGGGAGTGAGTGGGAGCGGAAACCGGAAGCAAAGGCCCGTGCAGCAACGAAAAAATCCCCAGAACTGCAGCAGATCTGGGGATTTAGGTGCTGCACGCAGTGGTGCAAGCTAAAAAATAAACAGAGAGGTTAAGCCTACTCGAAACGCATGTGTTTCACCGATTCGCCGGAGTTCTTTAGCTCCAGCAGGGAATCAATGCCGATTTGCAGGTGTGAGGTTACGAAGTCGGCGGTTACCTTTTTGTCGCTCTCCGACGTTTTCACGCCCTCTGGCGTCATCGGGTTGTCGCTCACCAGCAGCAGCGCGCCGTGCGGAATCTCATTCACGAAGCCCACCGTGAAGATGGTAGCCGTTTCCATATCCACGGCCATAGCCCGGATCTGGCGCAGGTACTCCTTGAAATTCTCGTCGTGCTCCCACACGCGACGGTTAGTTGTGTACACGGTACCGGTCCAGTAGTCCTTCTCGTGCTTCTTGATCATGCTGCTCACGGCGCGCTGCAACCGGAACGACGGCAAAGCCGGGATTTCGGCGGGCAAGTAGTCATCGGACGTACCCTCGCCCCGGATGGCAGCAATAGGCAGAATCAGGTCACCGAGCTTGGTTTTATTTTTCAGGCCGCCGCACTTGCCCAGGAACAGGGCTGCTTTGGGTTTCACGGCCGAAATCAGATCCATTACCGTAGCCGCCATTGGCGAGCCCATGCCGAAGTTGATAATCGTAATGCCGTTGGCCGTGGCCGTCTGCATCGGTTTGTCGAGGCCGCGTACTTCCACGCCAAACTGCCCGGCAAACATGTGCACGTAATTGATAAAGTTGGTGAGCAGGATATACTGTCCAAACTCATTCAGCGGCACGCCCGTGTAGCGGGGCAGCCAGTTCTCGACGATGTCGGCTTTGGTTTTCATAAGGTAAAAAAAGTAAGTGTTGCGTGAAAAAAGGCTACGACTCCGCCGGTTGCTGCGCCGGGCGGCAACCAGCTGCGTTCAGCCGGAAAGGGGAGGTACAAAAAAACCGTCGGAACCCACGGGGAGGGGTGCGACGGTACGGGGCGAAAAGCGGGAGTTGACTACCCAGGGCCGTACCTTTGGAGGTGATGCAAGAGCTGAACCTGCCGCCTTTCGAATACAAAGTTACACAATCCAGCGAAAATTTGCTAATCTGGGACGTTCTGCGCCGCCGCAACGTGGTACTCACGCCCGAAGAATGGGTGCGCCAGCACGTGGTACATTACCTGATTACGCACCGGGGTTACCCCAAAGGCCTGCTCAGCCTGGAGCGCGGCCACCGCTATAACCAGCGCCAGAAGCGCACCGACCTGGTAGCGCTGGATGCCGCCGGCCGGCCGCTGCTGCTGGTGGAGTGCAAGCGGCCTACGGTGCCCATTACGGCGGCCACAGCCATGCAGGCGGCTACGTATAACCAAACCATCGGGGCGCCGTTGCTGCTACTGACCAATGGCCTCCAGCACTTTTGCTGGCGCGTAAACTCCACGGAGCGCACCAACGAGCGGCTTACTGAAGTGCCCTTGTACGCGAGCCTGACGAGAGAATAAACTGCTGATAAAAGGGTTTTCAGTGGGCTATTTGCGGCAATTTGCTTTCTTTAGGTCGTGGCCGCCATATGGTTGCCCCTATTCCCAACCAAGTGCAACGGTAGGTTGCTTCGAAGCCGATACTGCTTTTTCAGCGTAGAGTATGCAGGATTCCGGTGCATCAGTGGCCCATGAGCAGTTTGAGCAAAGCGCGGAAGCGGCTTTCCGGTTAAACGCGGCCGGCGAGCTGCAGCAGGTGACGGCCGGTTTCGCGAATCTGCTGCAGCAGGCTGCTACCGCCCTGGTTGGGTGCCGGCTGGAAGAGTTACTCCTAGCTGCCGCGCCGGAAACGGTGCCCCAACAACTAGGCCGTGCCAGCGCCGGAGCAGTAGTGAGCTTCGAGGCCGTGGTGCGGAGCGTGAGCCCACCCGAGCAGTACAATTTCACGCTGTTACCGCTATTCGGCGGGCAAGGCCTCGCGGGCGTGGCAAAGCGGTTGGTGCCGGTATCAGCCGCCGATGCGCTGCTGCTGGAGCGGGAGCGGCAACTGTCCATCATTTTCGACAACATTGCGGATGTGACCTTTGTACTGCGGGTGGAAGCGGGCGGCTGGTTCCGGTTTGTATTCGTCAATAAGGCGTTTGAGCAAACGACCGGGCTACCGGCCGCGCAGGTAATGGGCCGGCTGGCGTCAGAAATTATTCCGGAGCCAGCCCTTAGTGACGTGCTCGAATACTACCGGACCGCTTTGCGCACCCGGCAACCTGTGGCCTGGCAGGAAACCTCTGACTATCCCAGCGGCCGCAAAACCGGCGAAGTCCGGGTGACGCCGGTGCTGGAAGCCGACGGAACCTGCTGCCAGTTGGTGGGCATTGTGCATGATCTTACGCCGCAGAAGGAAGCGGAAACACGGCTTCAGGTCAGCAACGAGCGGTTTCACTACGCCCTGAAAGCTACCACCGATGCTATTTATGACTGGAATATTGCTGCCGATACGTTGTACTGGGGCGAGGGATTTGAGGAGTTGTTTGGGCATAAGCTGAAGGAAAATCCGACGCCATTTGATATCTGGGCCAACTACGTGGAGCCCACTGAACACGACAGAGTAGTGGCGGGCCTGCGTTACACCGCCTTCGAAACAACCAGCCTGTTCTGGCAGCAGGAATACCGCTTCAGCCGGGCCGATGGCTCCTGGGCCGTGGTATTTGACCGGGGCTACATTCTGCGCGATAAAGAGGGCCGGGCCATCCGTATGATCGGGGCCATGCAGGACATTACCGCCCGCAAGGAGGCCGAGGACCAGCAGCGCCTGCTGGCCGATAAGCTGGGCCGGCAGAACGCCGATCTGCAGCAGTTCACTTACATCGTGTCGCACAACCTGCGGGCTCCGCTGGCCAATGCCCTGGGCTACGCCGACCTGCTTTCCCGAGTGAAAAAAACATCCCCGGTATTCGACGAATCCCTGCGCAACTTGCGTACCAGCCTGCAGCTGCTGGATGGCGTGCTGACGGACATCAACGGGATTCTATCCATCCGGGACCAGCAGGGCAGCTACCGGCCCGAGCTGGTGGCTCTGGCTGAGGTGTGCCGGCAGGCAGTACACAGCCTGGCCCGCCAGCTGCAGGAATGCGGAGGGGAACTGCGGTGCATTATTCCTGAAGAGCTACGGGTACCGGGGAGCCGTGCGTACTTCCATAGTATTTTTCATAACCTGGTTTCCAATGCCATCAAGTACCGTTCGGACACGCGTGCTTTGCAGATTGTCATTGAAGCCATCGGTAGTTCCGGCGGGCCAGTCCGGATTGTCGTAGAAGACAATGGGTCAGGCTTCGACCAGGAGAAGGCGGGCGGGGATATATTCCAGCTGTACCGCCGCTTCCACCCTGATAAGCCCGGCCGGGGTATCGGCCTGTTTCTGGTGAAATCCCACGTTGAATCCATGCATGGGCGTATCAGCGTGCAAAGCCAGCTCGGTGTCGGCACTCAATTCACTCTCCTCTTTTAACGCTCGTTCCAGCGCCCCGCGCATGAAAACCTACCTTATCGACGACGATACACTTAGTACTTACTTAACGGAGCAACTATTGCGGGCCGAAGGGTTTTCAAATACCATTAATACGTTTGACTCGGCGCAGCAGGCGTTGCAGCAACTGGTAGAGGATAAAGACAAAGCCGCGCCTCAGGTCGTATTTCTGGACCTGAACATGCCTGCCATGAATGGCTGGGAGTTTCTTGATGCCCTCGCCCCCTACGAAGGTGAACTGCTGGGGCACTGCCACATCTACATCCTCACCTCCTCGCTGGCCCTCGCCGACCTGGAAAAATCAAAGAGCTACGACTTGGTTTCCGGCCTCATTCATAAGCCCATTGATATAGAAGAAATCCGGGCTATTCAGTCGCAGTTGGAAGAGGAGGATACCTCTTCCAACTGCGTGCAGGGCTAGCGGTATAGGCTGTTATCAAGCAAGCCATCGGTATAGAGCTGGGCGGCGGCTTTCACCTCATTGCCGTACTGTTGCGCTTTAACCGGGTCCGGCTGCGCCAGCGGTTTCGTAGGGAGTTGGTGGGTCTGGTAAGGATATAACCGGATTTTATCATCTGCCGTCAGTTCCGTCACAAAGTCGTGGTGGACCAGGAATAAAGAGCTACCGCTCAGGAAAAAGGCCCGTCCGGTAGTGCTGGCATC containing:
- a CDS encoding amidohydrolase, with product MTSLLRSSWLMAVTAVALASCNSGTRQPADLIVYNATVYTVDSAFSKAQAFAVQDGKFVGVGTAEAIRAKYQGKQEVDAQGQFIYPGFYDAHCHFYRYALGLRDADLVGTGSWKEVIEKLQQQRQQYPQAAWLTGRGWDQNDWDGKQFPTKDTLDALFPNTPVFIIRVDGHAALVNQKALDLAGVTARTPISGGTITKNAAGQLTGLLVDNAVKLVAAKIPEPTAAEAETALLEAQKRCVAVGLTSMADAGLEKTNVDRLDVLQQQGKLKVRLYAMLAPTKENKEFYLKNGPVFKDRLTVCSFKVYADGALGSRGACLIHPYADRPKETGFLLSSVADFRSLAKELAASKFQMNTHAIGDSSNRLLLDIYGEALKGQKDRRWRIEHAQVVSRADVAKFGQYGIVPSVQPTHATSDMYWAGERLGADRLKTAYAFNDLRKQYGQVALGSDFPVEDINPLYGFHSAVARQDAKNYPAGGFQMENALSRPDALRGMTTWAAHAAFEDKQKGSIRPGMAADFVILKTDLLEAPKEQLRTAKVQQTWIAGERVFSINP
- a CDS encoding MFS transporter translates to MSDATAAVTTPEVGFENIPKDDKRITRGWTFYDWANSVYPLVITSSIFPIYWGAMVKQVTGTDSGKSPVDFLGFQVPGSSLLTYAISAAFLFIAIISPFLTSLADFSGRKKLFMQVFCYIGAFSCAALFFFTPDTLTLSTFVFVLATIGFSGSIVFYNSYLPLISSEEKYDSLSARGFSMGYIGSVLLLLICLGLIMGHDKIGLEEGFATRLAFLLTGLWWAGFAQIAFFALPADPGRPAGAADEAGWLLNGFRELGKVWNQLKQLPNLKRFLLAYFTYNMGVQTVMYVATIFGDEELKLESSALIMTILLLQIVGILGAYLFSKLSERIGNTRALSWSVFIWMCICVAGYFVQAGWSFYALAAVIGLTMGAVQSLSRSTYSKIIPENTPNTAAFFSFFDVTEKLSIVIGTAVFGIIAQVTGSMRNSILSLIVFFVLGLIFLLTLRGKKLRDDVHGADPKLAEGLSGN
- a CDS encoding type I restriction enzyme HsdR N-terminal domain-containing protein translates to MLIWDVLRRRNVVLTPEEWVRQHVVHYLITHRGYPKGLLSLERGHRYNQRQKRTDLVALDAAGRPLLLVECKRPTVPITAATAMQAATYNQTIGAPLLLLTNGLQHFCWRVNSTERTNERLTEVPLYASLTRE
- a CDS encoding T9SS type A sorting domain-containing protein: MPASRTLPVLRFALGIWVLLLAPYVRAQTSFTDPAFPAVKATFTRNSVAQPAIIYDVVRQADGKYIIGGNFTAINGIAASRLARLEPDGTLDAAYTAVCRANGTVTSLALQPDGRLLVGGVFTELGGTERAYLGRLETSGVPDASFTPYTAPPNTGGEGVNKLLVQPDGQVLVCGRLNLRGAGFPEQYLTRLNGKDGHYDPSFQFTLPTPDTSPKTIALQPDGRVLVGGYGPSYRQAILLMRLHPNGTADNTFALVKSSFTSELNALAVDGAGRIYAGGMFNSNGPGNTFLRRYLPDGTLDTSFSYPIGGQTSVIYVQTLAVQPNGRLLVGHMVAERLMANGSLDTSFLSGINGAIQRYLVQPDGAIMVAGSFRAGPGATDAVSLVRVLDTNVLRVHTSVADARTTAWPVPTHDVLHLQLDAASGPQRVQLLDMLGKAIRTIEQPTAALSLPVVGLASGTYQLQIKYAKAGQVSRRIVLE
- a CDS encoding DinB family protein; translated protein: MHTSSLQQNILAELDHELATTRKLLERVPYEQADFTPHPKSMKLWQLATHVVNLLAFNQLFVQHASRDFLDPNGPKPGPTPTSSEELLQRFDQYGASLRQALQDSDDEKLTDSFRLHRGEQTLMERPKGAAIRIMGLNHSIHHRGQLSVYLRLLDIPLPGMYGPSADDPSWGM
- a CDS encoding nucleotidyltransferase family protein, encoding MSSPIILLAAGSSSRLGQPKQLLPYQGQTLLRRAAETAIAAAAGAAVVVVTGALHQKLLPELEGLPVHVVRNPHWADGMGSSLKAGLACLDALPQPLTSVTIMLCDQPFVTSALLEELLVTHTRTGRPIVASAYQEASGVPVFFAREALSLLRNLLATAGAAQLIRQHAELVATISFPKGAIDVDTPEQYAALLAE
- a CDS encoding AMP nucleosidase, translating into MKTKADIVENWLPRYTGVPLNEFGQYILLTNFINYVHMFAGQFGVEVRGLDKPMQTATANGITIINFGMGSPMAATVMDLISAVKPKAALFLGKCGGLKNKTKLGDLILPIAAIRGEGTSDDYLPAEIPALPSFRLQRAVSSMIKKHEKDYWTGTVYTTNRRVWEHDENFKEYLRQIRAMAVDMETATIFTVGFVNEIPHGALLLVSDNPMTPEGVKTSESDKKVTADFVTSHLQIGIDSLLELKNSGESVKHMRFE
- a CDS encoding response regulator, with translation MKTYLIDDDTLSTYLTEQLLRAEGFSNTINTFDSAQQALQQLVEDKDKAAPQVVFLDLNMPAMNGWEFLDALAPYEGELLGHCHIYILTSSLALADLEKSKSYDLVSGLIHKPIDIEEIRAIQSQLEEEDTSSNCVQG
- a CDS encoding PAS domain-containing sensor histidine kinase, whose translation is MQDSGASVAHEQFEQSAEAAFRLNAAGELQQVTAGFANLLQQAATALVGCRLEELLLAAAPETVPQQLGRASAGAVVSFEAVVRSVSPPEQYNFTLLPLFGGQGLAGVAKRLVPVSAADALLLERERQLSIIFDNIADVTFVLRVEAGGWFRFVFVNKAFEQTTGLPAAQVMGRLASEIIPEPALSDVLEYYRTALRTRQPVAWQETSDYPSGRKTGEVRVTPVLEADGTCCQLVGIVHDLTPQKEAETRLQVSNERFHYALKATTDAIYDWNIAADTLYWGEGFEELFGHKLKENPTPFDIWANYVEPTEHDRVVAGLRYTAFETTSLFWQQEYRFSRADGSWAVVFDRGYILRDKEGRAIRMIGAMQDITARKEAEDQQRLLADKLGRQNADLQQFTYIVSHNLRAPLANALGYADLLSRVKKTSPVFDESLRNLRTSLQLLDGVLTDINGILSIRDQQGSYRPELVALAEVCRQAVHSLARQLQECGGELRCIIPEELRVPGSRAYFHSIFHNLVSNAIKYRSDTRALQIVIEAIGSSGGPVRIVVEDNGSGFDQEKAGGDIFQLYRRFHPDKPGRGIGLFLVKSHVESMHGRISVQSQLGVGTQFTLLF